A single Oncorhynchus nerka isolate Pitt River linkage group LG10, Oner_Uvic_2.0, whole genome shotgun sequence DNA region contains:
- the LOC115136479 gene encoding spermatogenesis-associated protein 22-like isoform X3, whose amino-acid sequence MKCSRPDLLQVVSFPGCLSVPLFTQKKRSRLPLTSNPSENEFCSSNEYMSTHSAVSSNNISGNTEYFQDQDPSCPAPAAQNSQWNRQGNQHQSQPQFQYPNSRLAPEPVRRNFAPLPHPYKAVNTGPQMGQQQPPVRQDSRAPMNPRQSNYNSPCSSGNTQSKPVPPGSYSHMGQQQQSGYRQGQANPPEPPFCSQQSTPITTTSRPTPGPPNRPTPRPGPQQQKQDTSWKFKMTTNTGLQKQLMDSRDIYQAQNTSQSQTPPVFQIKPATENSLRILTAVIDGMRHWSQFKDSAPYLFEIFATLDSAVTTGSHGAKNFLMRDGKEVVQCVFYENELDLPRLIRGQVHRCVGNYDRTRDTLTCMSVRAALHSEQMNAQESVKASDAEMRGLVKSLSEV is encoded by the exons ATGAAATGCAGCAGGCCAGACCTACTGCAG GTTGTTTCCTTTCCAGGCTGCCTCTCTGTGCCTCTGTTTACCCAGAAGAAAAGGAGCAGGCTGCCTTTGACATCTAATCCCTCTGAGAATGAATTCTGCTCCAGCAATGAATACATGTCCACACACAGCGCTGTTTCATCCAACAACATATCTG GTAACACAGAATATTTCCAAGATCAAGACCCAAGCTGTCCTGCACCTGCTGCTCAGAACAGTCAGTGGAACAGACAAGGCAACCAGCATCAGTCTCAACCACAGTTTCAGTATCCAAACAGTCGACTTGCACCTGAACCCGTGAGAAGAAACTTTGCACCTCTACCACACCCATATAAAGCTGTGAATACAGG TCCGCAGATGGGACAGCAACAGCCACCAGTGAGGCAGGACTCCAGAGCCCCTATGAACCCCAGACAGAGCAACTACAACAGCCCTTGCAGCAGTGGGAACACACAGAGCAAGCCAGTACCCCCAGGTAGCTACTCTCATATGGGTCAGCAGCAGCAGTCTGGCTACCGACAGGGACAGGCCAACCCACCAGAGCCTCCTTTCTGCTCCCAGCAGTCTACACCCATTACCACAACAAGCAGACCAACTCCTGGCCCTCCAAACAGACCAACTCCTAGACCTGGACCACAGCAGCAGAAGCAGGACACATCCTGGAAGTTTAAAATGACCACCAACACTGGGCTACAGAAACAGCTGATGGACAGTAGAGACATATATCAAGCTCAAAATACCTCTCAGTCTCAG ACACCACCTGTGTTCCAGATCAAACCAGCAACTGAGAACTCTTTGAGGATCCTGACTGCTGTCATCGATGGCATGAGACACTGGAGCCAGTTCAAGGACAGTGCTCCGTACCTATTTGAGATTTTCG CTACTCTTGACTCTGCAGTCACCACCGGGTCTCATGGAGCTAAGAACTTCCTCatgagagatgggaaagaggtgGTGCAGTGTGTCTTCTATGAAAAT GAGCTGGACCTTCCCAGGCTGATCCGAGGACAGGTGCACCGCTGTGTGGGAAACTACGACCGCACCAGGGACACACTCACCTGCATGTCTGTCAGGGCTGCCCTGCACTCCGAGCAGATGAATGCACAGGAGTCTGTCAAAGCATCGGATGCTGAGATGAGGGGCCTGGTGAAATCACTCAGTGAAGTCTGA
- the LOC115136479 gene encoding spermatogenesis-associated protein 22-like isoform X2: MRRYEMQQARPTAGCLSVPLFTQKKRSRLPLTSNPSENEFCSSNEYMSTHSAVSSNNISGNTEYFQDQDPSCPAPAAQNSQWNRQGNQHQSQPQFQYPNSRLAPEPVRRNFAPLPHPYKAVNTGPQMGQQQPPVRQDSRAPMNPRQSNYNSPCSSGNTQSKPVPPGSYSHMGQQQQSGYRQGQANPPEPPFCSQQSTPITTTSRPTPGPPNRPTPRPGPQQQKQDTSWKFKMTTNTGLQKQLMDSRDIYQAQNTSQSQVQHTPPVFQIKPATENSLRILTAVIDGMRHWSQFKDSAPYLFEIFATLDSAVTTGSHGAKNFLMRDGKEVVQCVFYENELDLPRLIRGQVHRCVGNYDRTRDTLTCMSVRAALHSEQMNAQESVKASDAEMRGLVKSLSEV, encoded by the exons ATGAGAAGATATGAAATGCAGCAGGCCAGACCTACTGCAG GCTGCCTCTCTGTGCCTCTGTTTACCCAGAAGAAAAGGAGCAGGCTGCCTTTGACATCTAATCCCTCTGAGAATGAATTCTGCTCCAGCAATGAATACATGTCCACACACAGCGCTGTTTCATCCAACAACATATCTG GTAACACAGAATATTTCCAAGATCAAGACCCAAGCTGTCCTGCACCTGCTGCTCAGAACAGTCAGTGGAACAGACAAGGCAACCAGCATCAGTCTCAACCACAGTTTCAGTATCCAAACAGTCGACTTGCACCTGAACCCGTGAGAAGAAACTTTGCACCTCTACCACACCCATATAAAGCTGTGAATACAGG TCCGCAGATGGGACAGCAACAGCCACCAGTGAGGCAGGACTCCAGAGCCCCTATGAACCCCAGACAGAGCAACTACAACAGCCCTTGCAGCAGTGGGAACACACAGAGCAAGCCAGTACCCCCAGGTAGCTACTCTCATATGGGTCAGCAGCAGCAGTCTGGCTACCGACAGGGACAGGCCAACCCACCAGAGCCTCCTTTCTGCTCCCAGCAGTCTACACCCATTACCACAACAAGCAGACCAACTCCTGGCCCTCCAAACAGACCAACTCCTAGACCTGGACCACAGCAGCAGAAGCAGGACACATCCTGGAAGTTTAAAATGACCACCAACACTGGGCTACAGAAACAGCTGATGGACAGTAGAGACATATATCAAGCTCAAAATACCTCTCAGTCTCAGGTACAACAT ACACCACCTGTGTTCCAGATCAAACCAGCAACTGAGAACTCTTTGAGGATCCTGACTGCTGTCATCGATGGCATGAGACACTGGAGCCAGTTCAAGGACAGTGCTCCGTACCTATTTGAGATTTTCG CTACTCTTGACTCTGCAGTCACCACCGGGTCTCATGGAGCTAAGAACTTCCTCatgagagatgggaaagaggtgGTGCAGTGTGTCTTCTATGAAAAT GAGCTGGACCTTCCCAGGCTGATCCGAGGACAGGTGCACCGCTGTGTGGGAAACTACGACCGCACCAGGGACACACTCACCTGCATGTCTGTCAGGGCTGCCCTGCACTCCGAGCAGATGAATGCACAGGAGTCTGTCAAAGCATCGGATGCTGAGATGAGGGGCCTGGTGAAATCACTCAGTGAAGTCTGA
- the LOC115136479 gene encoding spermatogenesis-associated protein 22-like isoform X1, whose amino-acid sequence MKCSRPDLLQVVSFPGCLSVPLFTQKKRSRLPLTSNPSENEFCSSNEYMSTHSAVSSNNISGNTEYFQDQDPSCPAPAAQNSQWNRQGNQHQSQPQFQYPNSRLAPEPVRRNFAPLPHPYKAVNTGPQMGQQQPPVRQDSRAPMNPRQSNYNSPCSSGNTQSKPVPPGSYSHMGQQQQSGYRQGQANPPEPPFCSQQSTPITTTSRPTPGPPNRPTPRPGPQQQKQDTSWKFKMTTNTGLQKQLMDSRDIYQAQNTSQSQVQHTPPVFQIKPATENSLRILTAVIDGMRHWSQFKDSAPYLFEIFATLDSAVTTGSHGAKNFLMRDGKEVVQCVFYENELDLPRLIRGQVHRCVGNYDRTRDTLTCMSVRAALHSEQMNAQESVKASDAEMRGLVKSLSEV is encoded by the exons ATGAAATGCAGCAGGCCAGACCTACTGCAG GTTGTTTCCTTTCCAGGCTGCCTCTCTGTGCCTCTGTTTACCCAGAAGAAAAGGAGCAGGCTGCCTTTGACATCTAATCCCTCTGAGAATGAATTCTGCTCCAGCAATGAATACATGTCCACACACAGCGCTGTTTCATCCAACAACATATCTG GTAACACAGAATATTTCCAAGATCAAGACCCAAGCTGTCCTGCACCTGCTGCTCAGAACAGTCAGTGGAACAGACAAGGCAACCAGCATCAGTCTCAACCACAGTTTCAGTATCCAAACAGTCGACTTGCACCTGAACCCGTGAGAAGAAACTTTGCACCTCTACCACACCCATATAAAGCTGTGAATACAGG TCCGCAGATGGGACAGCAACAGCCACCAGTGAGGCAGGACTCCAGAGCCCCTATGAACCCCAGACAGAGCAACTACAACAGCCCTTGCAGCAGTGGGAACACACAGAGCAAGCCAGTACCCCCAGGTAGCTACTCTCATATGGGTCAGCAGCAGCAGTCTGGCTACCGACAGGGACAGGCCAACCCACCAGAGCCTCCTTTCTGCTCCCAGCAGTCTACACCCATTACCACAACAAGCAGACCAACTCCTGGCCCTCCAAACAGACCAACTCCTAGACCTGGACCACAGCAGCAGAAGCAGGACACATCCTGGAAGTTTAAAATGACCACCAACACTGGGCTACAGAAACAGCTGATGGACAGTAGAGACATATATCAAGCTCAAAATACCTCTCAGTCTCAGGTACAACAT ACACCACCTGTGTTCCAGATCAAACCAGCAACTGAGAACTCTTTGAGGATCCTGACTGCTGTCATCGATGGCATGAGACACTGGAGCCAGTTCAAGGACAGTGCTCCGTACCTATTTGAGATTTTCG CTACTCTTGACTCTGCAGTCACCACCGGGTCTCATGGAGCTAAGAACTTCCTCatgagagatgggaaagaggtgGTGCAGTGTGTCTTCTATGAAAAT GAGCTGGACCTTCCCAGGCTGATCCGAGGACAGGTGCACCGCTGTGTGGGAAACTACGACCGCACCAGGGACACACTCACCTGCATGTCTGTCAGGGCTGCCCTGCACTCCGAGCAGATGAATGCACAGGAGTCTGTCAAAGCATCGGATGCTGAGATGAGGGGCCTGGTGAAATCACTCAGTGAAGTCTGA